In a single window of the Planctomycetia bacterium genome:
- a CDS encoding RidA family protein, producing MFAIAGGAISATATNADAEPDDRSSTKRVVVPGSPSPAYSRATKLGNIVFVAGCVGVIQKDGKAVMPEDFEAQARHTLLNLKASVEAAGSSLDQVLKCNCFLKDYADFKQFNEVYMSIFPEPRPARSTVVVKDFVVPGALLEVDCTCAVAG from the coding sequence ATGTTCGCCATCGCCGGCGGCGCCATCAGCGCTACCGCGACAAATGCAGACGCCGAGCCGGACGACCGGAGCTCCACAAAACGCGTCGTCGTCCCCGGCAGCCCCAGTCCCGCCTATTCCCGGGCGACGAAATTGGGGAACATCGTCTTCGTCGCGGGCTGCGTCGGCGTCATCCAGAAGGACGGCAAGGCCGTCATGCCCGAGGACTTCGAGGCCCAGGCCCGGCACACACTCCTGAACCTGAAGGCATCCGTGGAGGCCGCCGGCTCTTCGCTCGACCAGGTTCTCAAGTGTAATTGCTTCCTCAAGGACTACGCCGACTTCAAGCAGTTCAACGAAGTCTACATGAGTATTTTCCCGGAGCCGCGCCCAGCACGCTCGACTGTGGTCGTGAAGGATTTCGTCGTCCCCGGGGCGCTGCTCGAAGTGGACTGCACATGTGCCGTCGCCGGCTGA
- a CDS encoding transposase — MDGRSVAIAAATAIGKLPAGIRPTIQSDHGSCYIAREFAQTLDAMDVGHHLIRPHTPTDNAEIERCNRTIGEKIDEALEVLETADFAAAEAVIDGVIDHYNHHRLHSSLNYLRPVDYYRGDPEPLLAERRRKLKTARELRKQENLKLRQKRLPYQAEEIILNSERQFVSL, encoded by the coding sequence ATGGATGGTCGCAGCGTCGCGATCGCCGCGGCCACGGCCATTGGAAAGCTTCCCGCCGGTATTCGCCCGACCATCCAGAGCGACCACGGCTCCTGCTACATCGCCCGGGAGTTCGCCCAGACCCTGGACGCCATGGACGTGGGACATCATCTGATCCGGCCGCACACGCCGACCGACAATGCTGAAATCGAGCGGTGCAACCGGACCATTGGCGAGAAGATTGATGAGGCGTTGGAAGTGCTGGAGACTGCCGACTTCGCCGCCGCCGAGGCTGTCATCGACGGCGTCATCGACCATTACAATCACCACCGGCTGCACAGCAGCCTGAACTATCTGCGGCCGGTGGACTATTATCGAGGTGATCCGGAGCCGCTCCTGGCCGAGCGACGCCGGAAATTAAAAACGGCCAGGGAACTGCGAAAGCAGGAGAACTTGAAACTGCGACAAAAACGACTGCCCTACCAGGCAGAGGAAATCATCCTTAATTCCGAAAGGCAATTTGTCTCACTTTGA
- a CDS encoding transposase has protein sequence MSNRKPRRSWKPADKLRIVLESMNSDAKLAEICRREGLSPNLVYQWRKALMKSADSVFARKTKDGGPDPKIEKMAAENTRMKSVIAEVIAENLELKNALGLSDHAQLPTELQREVQAVVTQTKQRIRWPLRRILRHLEIAPATYHRWLTRAGDGASAPTARAASGSLFEILLCERQKIIDYALSHADLRHRELAWKMLDENVVALSPSTVYRVLGEENLVCRWVPG, from the coding sequence GTGTCCAATCGTAAGCCACGTCGTAGCTGGAAGCCGGCGGACAAGCTCCGCATTGTGCTGGAGTCCATGAACTCCGACGCCAAGCTGGCGGAGATCTGCCGCCGCGAGGGTCTCTCGCCCAACCTGGTCTATCAGTGGCGCAAGGCCCTGATGAAGTCGGCGGACAGCGTCTTCGCCCGCAAGACCAAAGACGGTGGGCCGGACCCCAAGATCGAAAAGATGGCCGCCGAGAATACGCGGATGAAGAGCGTCATCGCCGAGGTGATCGCCGAGAACCTCGAACTAAAAAACGCTCTCGGACTAAGCGACCATGCCCAGCTTCCGACAGAACTCCAGCGCGAGGTGCAAGCAGTGGTGACGCAGACAAAGCAGCGCATCCGATGGCCCCTGCGGCGAATCCTCCGCCATCTGGAGATCGCCCCGGCCACCTACCACCGATGGCTCACCAGAGCCGGCGATGGGGCCTCCGCGCCGACGGCCCGCGCTGCATCAGGGTCGCTGTTTGAAATTCTGCTCTGTGAACGGCAGAAGATCATCGACTATGCCCTGAGCCACGCAGACCTGCGACACCGCGAATTGGCCTGGAAAATGTTGGATGAAAACGTGGTCGCGCTCAGTCCCTCGACGGTCTATCGCGTCCTGGGTGAAGAGAATCTGGTGTGCCGCTGGGTTCCCGGGTAA
- a CDS encoding arsenate reductase ArsC, whose amino-acid sequence MSDAELNSSAKKRAIILCTGNSCRSQMAEALWRKHGGASWEVVSAGTQPKDQVYPLAVQAMAESGIDISGYRPKDAAQFTGQHFDLVVTVCDNAERECPAFANADKHLHWPFDDPPKTAGDESAKLQACRRVRDEIEAAIARFLSK is encoded by the coding sequence ATGAGCGATGCAGAATTGAATTCATCCGCCAAAAAACGCGCCATCATCCTCTGCACGGGCAATTCCTGTCGATCTCAGATGGCCGAGGCCCTGTGGCGAAAGCATGGCGGCGCATCGTGGGAGGTCGTCTCCGCAGGCACCCAGCCCAAGGATCAGGTGTATCCCCTCGCGGTCCAGGCGATGGCCGAAAGCGGCATCGACATCAGCGGCTATCGTCCCAAGGACGCGGCGCAGTTCACCGGGCAGCACTTCGATCTGGTGGTGACCGTCTGCGACAACGCCGAGCGCGAGTGCCCGGCCTTCGCCAATGCCGACAAGCACCTGCACTGGCCGTTCGACGATCCGCCGAAAACGGCCGGTGATGAAAGTGCGAAGTTGCAGGCCTGCCGCCGCGTGCGCGATGAGATCGAAGCTGCAATCGCTCGGTTTCTAAGCAAGTAA
- the typA gene encoding translational GTPase TypA has protein sequence MQIRNVAIIAHVDHGKTSLVDCLLRQSGNFREGTMSGDLIMDSNPQERERGITIFAKNCAIHYKDYKINIIDTPGHADFGGEVERVLKMADGCLLVVDAFEGPMPQTRFVLKKAFEYHLKPILVINKIDRPDARPKDVLDETHELFLDLGADEECLDWPVLYSSAKNGFAKRKLDDPDDSIEPLFEEIIRSVPPPSGSTDHSVQMLVASLDYSDYVGKIAIGRVFNGVLKSGQEIMLISRDGHRNKEKIDQVFSYEGLGRKKVDSAESGDIVALTGLPDVGIGDTITDPSDPHPLPIIPVDEPTLTMVFSVNTSPFAGKEGEFLTTRHIRDRLMKELQSNVALRVEDMTQKDTFRVSGRGLLHLGVLIESMRREGYELMVGKPKVIYREIGGKKCEPIEYLVVDVPTSHSGSVIELAGMRRGELIKMETKDNQCHLEFTIPARGLIGLRTRMLNATRGEAVMHHSFYEYEHLRGAIPTRHAGVMVAMETGRVTAYALENLSDRGMMFVKPGDEVYKGQVVGEHCKDDDIDVNVCRLKKMTNVRAASADKTVVLKPAREMSLEAMLEYIEDDEWVEATPKNCRMRKRLLDAVERKRAFRDESKVGG, from the coding sequence ATGCAAATTCGAAACGTCGCCATCATTGCCCACGTTGACCACGGAAAGACGTCGCTGGTCGATTGCCTGCTGCGGCAAAGCGGTAACTTCCGCGAGGGTACCATGTCGGGCGACTTGATCATGGACTCGAATCCTCAGGAGCGCGAGCGCGGCATCACGATCTTCGCCAAGAACTGCGCGATTCACTACAAAGACTACAAGATCAACATCATCGACACGCCGGGCCACGCCGACTTCGGCGGTGAGGTTGAGCGGGTCCTGAAGATGGCCGATGGATGTCTGCTGGTCGTTGACGCCTTTGAAGGTCCGATGCCGCAGACGCGGTTCGTGCTCAAGAAGGCGTTTGAGTATCACCTCAAGCCGATTCTGGTGATCAATAAGATCGATCGGCCGGACGCCCGTCCGAAGGATGTGCTTGACGAGACGCACGAGCTTTTTCTCGATCTGGGCGCGGATGAAGAGTGCCTCGATTGGCCGGTGCTCTACTCCAGCGCGAAGAACGGCTTTGCGAAGAGAAAGCTCGATGATCCGGACGACAGCATTGAGCCGCTCTTTGAGGAGATCATTCGCAGTGTCCCACCGCCATCGGGTTCGACGGATCACTCCGTGCAGATGCTGGTCGCCTCGCTCGACTATTCCGACTACGTCGGCAAGATCGCCATCGGCCGCGTCTTTAACGGCGTGCTCAAGAGCGGCCAGGAGATCATGCTCATCTCCCGCGACGGCCATCGGAACAAGGAGAAAATCGACCAGGTCTTCAGCTATGAGGGCCTGGGCCGCAAAAAGGTGGACAGCGCCGAGTCTGGCGACATCGTCGCGCTGACGGGCCTTCCCGACGTCGGCATCGGCGACACGATCACCGACCCCTCGGACCCGCACCCGCTGCCGATCATTCCCGTGGACGAGCCGACGTTGACGATGGTGTTTTCGGTGAACACGTCACCCTTTGCGGGCAAGGAAGGGGAGTTTCTGACGACGCGGCACATTCGCGATCGGCTGATGAAGGAATTGCAGTCCAACGTCGCTCTGCGCGTCGAGGACATGACGCAGAAGGACACGTTTCGCGTCTCCGGGCGCGGTCTGCTGCACCTGGGCGTGTTGATTGAGTCGATGCGCCGCGAGGGGTACGAGCTGATGGTAGGTAAGCCGAAAGTGATCTATCGGGAGATCGGCGGCAAGAAGTGCGAGCCGATCGAGTACCTGGTCGTGGATGTGCCCACGTCTCACTCAGGCTCGGTCATCGAGCTGGCCGGCATGCGCCGCGGCGAACTCATCAAGATGGAGACCAAGGACAACCAGTGCCACCTTGAGTTCACCATTCCGGCACGGGGCCTGATCGGCCTGCGGACGCGCATGCTCAACGCGACGCGCGGCGAGGCGGTCATGCACCACTCGTTTTACGAGTACGAGCATTTGCGCGGGGCGATCCCGACGCGGCATGCCGGCGTCATGGTGGCGATGGAGACCGGTCGGGTGACGGCCTACGCCTTGGAGAATCTCTCCGATCGCGGCATGATGTTCGTGAAGCCGGGCGACGAAGTCTATAAGGGACAGGTCGTGGGCGAGCACTGCAAGGACGACGACATCGACGTCAACGTTTGCCGGCTCAAGAAGATGACCAATGTCCGCGCCGCCTCGGCCGACAAGACGGTGGTGCTCAAGCCTGCCCGGGAGATGAGCCTGGAGGCGATGCTGGAGTACATCGAGGACGACGAGTGGGTCGAAGCGACCCCTAAGAATTGTCGCATGCGCAAGCGGTTGCTGGATGCGGTGGAGCGCAAGCGGGCATTTCGGGACGAGAGCAAGGTGGGGGGATAG
- a CDS encoding sulfite exporter TauE/SafE family protein, producing MDDTVLLAGLFFVAAVLYASVGHAGASGYLAAMALVGVAAEVMRPTALLLNVLVASVATQRFLSAGRFSWRTFWPFAVTSIPAAFVGGRIHLPPPVFKPLVGIVLLYAAARLLMTAGQQEREDVKPPGVGISLIFGAALGLLSGLVGVGGGIFLSPLLIFAGWATIRVTAGVSALFILVNSIAGLAGNLTGLQQLSPVIGIYAVAAGIGGTIGSQLGSRRLPSPMLRRILGVVLIVAGLKMCAGLPQWLSGVIGSH from the coding sequence GTGGATGACACAGTTCTGCTTGCCGGTCTGTTCTTCGTCGCCGCCGTGTTGTATGCGTCGGTCGGCCATGCCGGGGCGTCGGGCTATCTCGCGGCGATGGCGCTGGTCGGCGTTGCGGCGGAGGTCATGCGGCCGACGGCGCTGCTGCTTAACGTACTTGTGGCGTCGGTTGCGACGCAGCGATTTCTCTCGGCGGGCCGGTTTTCGTGGCGGACTTTTTGGCCGTTTGCGGTGACTTCAATTCCGGCGGCATTTGTCGGCGGGCGCATTCACCTGCCACCGCCGGTCTTTAAGCCACTCGTGGGAATCGTCTTGCTCTATGCTGCGGCGCGCCTGCTCATGACGGCCGGGCAGCAGGAGCGCGAAGACGTGAAGCCGCCAGGCGTCGGCATCTCACTCATCTTCGGCGCAGCACTGGGATTGCTCTCCGGCCTTGTCGGCGTTGGGGGCGGCATCTTCCTTTCGCCGCTCTTGATCTTCGCGGGCTGGGCGACGATTCGCGTCACGGCCGGGGTCTCTGCGCTGTTTATTCTAGTCAATTCCATCGCCGGATTGGCCGGCAATCTCACCGGCCTCCAGCAACTCTCACCCGTGATCGGGATTTATGCCGTCGCGGCGGGAATCGGCGGAACCATCGGCTCACAACTCGGAAGTCGGCGGCTGCCATCTCCGATGCTACGGCGCATTCTGGGCGTGGTTCTCATTGTCGCTGGTCTGAAAATGTGCGCTGGGTTGCCTCAGTGGCTGTCGGGCGTTATCGGTAGTCATTAA